A genomic segment from Nicotiana sylvestris chromosome 1, ASM39365v2, whole genome shotgun sequence encodes:
- the LOC104228614 gene encoding very-long-chain aldehyde decarbonylase CER1-like: MATKPGILTEWPWARLGNFKYLVLAPFVGHSIYTYFMSKDESQRDLVYIIILPLLLSRVIHNQIWISLSRYRTAKGNNRILDRSIEFDQVDRESNWDDQIIFNGLIYYIGYLLLEQAHHLPLWRTDGIVMIALLHIGPVEFLYYWLHRALHHHFLYSRYHSHHHSSIVTEPITSVIHPFAEHISYFMLFAIPLLTVTLTETPSITAFGAYITYIDFMNNMGHCNFELIPKWIFSMFPPLKYLMYTPSYHSLHHTQFKTNYSLFMPMYDYIYDTLDMSSDTLYKKSLEREAEVPDVVHLTHLTTPESIYHLRLGLASLASKPQSSKWYFWLMWPATLWSIMITWIYGHTFIVERNLFKNLKLQTWAIPKYRIQYFMKWQREIINNLIEEAIMEADQKGIKVLSLGLLNQEEQLNNSGELYIRRNPQLKVNVVDGSSLAVAVVINSIPKGTSQVVLRGRLSKVAYSIALALCQGGIQVVTLDEEEYKRLKTKLTSEAATKLVLSKSYNVSKTWLVGDGLSEDEQLKVPKGTLFIPYSQFPPSKARKDCFYFSTPAMITPKHLENVDSCENWLPRRVMSAWRIAGILHALEGWNENECGNMMFDIDKVWKASLDHGFCPLTMASATESKN, encoded by the exons TACTTGGTTTTGGCACCATTTGTGGGTCATAGCATATACACATACTTTATGAGCAAAGATGAAAGCCAGAGGGATCTTGTATACATAATTATACTCCCACTTCTGCTCTCGAGAGTGATTCACAACCAGATATGGATATCTCTATCCCGCTATAGGACTGCCAAGGGTAATAATCGGATTCTTGATAGGAGCATCGAATTTGATCAAGTTGACAGAGAAAGCAACTG GGATGATCAGATCATATTTAATGGGCTGATATACTATATCGGATACCTGTTGCTGGAACAAGCTCATCACTTGCCTTTGTGGAGGACTGATGGAATCGTTATGATTGCCTTGCTTCATATTGGTCCTGTCGAGTTTCTCTATTATTGGCTTCATAGAGCTTTGCACCACCATTTTCTCTACTCTCGTTATCATTCGCATCACCATTCCTCCATTGTTACTGAGCCCATCACTT CTGTAATTCATCCGTTTGCTGAGCACATATCATATTTCATGCTCTTTGCTATCCCATTGCTCACCGTTACACTCACTGAAACTCCTTCTATAACTGCATTTGGTGCGTACATCACCTACATTGATTTCATGAACAACATGGGGCATTGCAACTTTGAGCTCATCCCTAAGTGGATATTCTCTATGTTTCCCCCCCTCAAGTACTTGATGTATACGCCCTC GTACCACTCACTACATCACACTCAATTCAAGACAAATTATTCTCTTTTCATGCCAATGTATGACTATATCTATGATACACTGGACATGTCATCAGATACATTGTATAAAAAGTCACTTGAAAGGGAAGCTGAAGTGCCTGATGTGGTGCACCTTACACATCTAACAACCCCTGAATCCATTTACCATCTCCGTCTAGGGTTAGCATCGTTGGCCTCGAAGCCTCAGTCCTCTAAGTGGTATTTCTGGTTAATGTGGCCTGCCACACTATGGTCGATAATGATCACATGGATTTATGGTCACACATTTATTGTCGAGAGAAATTTGTTCAAGAATCTCAAATTACAAACTTGGGCTATCCCAAAGTATCGCATACAA TACTTTATGAAATGGCAAAGAGAGATTATTAACAATTTGATCGAGGAAGCAATCATGGAAGCAGATCAGAAAGGCATAAAAGTACTGAGCCTTGGACTCTTAAATCAG GAAGAGCAGCTGAATAATAGTGGTGAACTTTACATAAGAAGGAATCCTCAGCTGAAAGTAAATGTGGTAGATGGAAGTAGCCTAGCTGTTGCTGTGGTCATAAATTCCATTCCTAAAGGAACTTCCCAAGTTGTCCTTCGAGGCCGTTTGTCTAAAGTTGCTTACTCCATTGCCTTAGCCTTGTGCCAAGGAGGAATTCAG gtTGTCACGTTAGACGAAGAAGAGTACAAGAGACTTAAAACAAAGTTAACATCAGAGGCTGCAACTAAGTTGGTCCTGTCGAAATCTTATAATGTTTCAAAG ACATGGCTAGTAGGGGATGGATTGAGTGAAGATGAACAATTGAAAGTACCAAAAGGAACATTATTCATTCCTTATTCACAATTCCCACCAAGTAAAGCTCGAAAGGATTGCTTCTACTTCAGCACACCAGCTATGATTACTCCAAAACATCTTGAAAATGTAGACTCTTGTGAG AACTGGTTGCCACGAAGAGTGATGAGTGCGTGGAGAATAGCTGGAATTTTACACGCCTTGGAAGGTTGGAACGAGAACGAGTGTGGTAACATGATGTTTGATATTGACAAAGTATGGAAAGCTAGTCTCGATCATGGTTTTTGCCCATTAACCATGGCTTCTGCTACTGAATCCAAGAACTAG
- the LOC138869276 gene encoding uncharacterized mitochondrial protein AtMg00810-like yields MHRVIWTILCSPKNQVVLRKNFKIKDLGELRYFLGIKFARSNEGILMHQRKYSLELISDMGLAGARPLGALVELNQKLTNSEFDAYVGSSSDRPLEDPSSYQRLIGRMLYLTITRPDIAFDVQCLSQFIHAPKASHMEEAIRVVRYVKQASGLGILMLSHNSPTLQASCDADWASYPNTINSITGYLIKFGDFLISWRSKKLGISLNCG; encoded by the exons ATGCACAGAGTCATTTGGACTATTCTTTGCTCACCAAAAAATCAG GTTGTTCTGAGGAAAAATTTCAAGATCAAGGATCTAGGTGAGCTCAGGTATTTTTTGGGGATAAAATTTGCTAGAAGTAATGAAGGTATTCTGATGCATCAACGCAAATATTCTCTGGAATTAATCTCAGACATGGGGTTAGCAGGTGCTCGACCACTTGGTGCACTAGTGGAGTTGAATCAGAAGCTTACCAATAGTGAATTTGATGCCTATGTTGGTTCATCCTCTGATCGACCACTAGAGGATCCTAGCAGCTACCAAAGACTTATAGGTAGAATGCTTTACTTGACCATCACTAGGCCAGATATTGCTTTTGATGTGCAATGTCTGAGCCAATTTATTCATGCTCCTAAAGCCTCTCACATGGAAGAAGCCATCAGGGTAGTGAGATATGTCAAACAGGCTTCTGGCCTTGGTATCCTTATGTTATCTCACAACTCTCCTACTCTTCAGGCCTCTTGTGATGCAGATTGGGCCTCCTACCCCAACACCATAAACTCAATTACAGGATACTTGATCAAATTTGGAGACTTTCTCATATCTTGGAGATCCAAGAA GTTGGGCATTTCTCTGAATTGTGGATGA
- the LOC138868702 gene encoding very-long-chain aldehyde decarbonylase CER1-like, whose translation MSKDESQRDLVYIIILPLLLSRVIHNQIWISLSRYRTAKGNNRILDRSIEFDQVDRESNWDDQIIFNGLIYYIGYLLLEQAHHLPLWRTDGIVMIALLHIGPVEFLYYWLHRALHHHFLYSRYHSHHHSSIVTEPITSVIHPFAEHISYFMLFAIPLLTVTLTETVSITAFGAYITYIDFMNNMGHCNFELIPKWIFSMFPPLKYLMYTPSYHSLHHTQFKTNYSLFMPNTHVKVS comes from the exons ATGAGCAAAGATGAAAGTCAGAGGGATCTTGTATACATAATTATACTCCCACTTCTGCTCTCGAGAGTGATTCACAACCAAATATGGATATCTCTATCCCGCTATAGGACTGCCAAGGGTAATAATCGGATTCTTGATAGGAGCATCGAATTTGATCAAGTTGACAGAGAAAGCAACTG GGATGATCAGATCATATTTAATGGACTGATATACTATATCGGATACCTGTTGCTGGAACAAGCTCATCACTTGCCTTTGTGGAGGACTGATGGAATCGTTATGATTGCCTTGCTTCATATTGGTCCTGTCGAGTTTCTCTATTATTGGCTTCATAGAGCTTTGCACCACCATTTTCTCTACTCTCGCTATCATTCGCATCACCATTCTTCCATTGTTACTGAGCCCATCACTT CTGTAATTCATCCGTTTGCTGAGCACATATCATATTTCATGCTCTTTGCTATCCCATTGCTCACCGTTACACTCACTGAAACTGTTTCTATAACTGCATTTGGTGCGTACATCACCTACATTGATTTCATGAACAACATGGGGCATTGCAACTTTGAGCTCATCCCTAAGTGGATATTCTCTATGTTTCCCCCCCTCAAGTACTTGATGTATACGCCCTC GTACCACTCACTACATCACACTCAATTCAAGACAAATTATTCTCTTTTCATGCCAAATACCcatgttaaggtctcttaa